CAAACGATAAGGCAAATCCGGTGAATGTCAACAAAAGACCAAGGAAAAAGGAATACAATCTGATGTCAAAACTCCAAGGTTTGTACTGACCAGATTGGATGAGTGCCATCTTTTGTTTATGCCACCACTGAAACAAAAAAAACAAAAGTGTGGTCCCAAAGATGATTCCTACATTGGGTACTAAATACAAAACCAACCGGTAAGGATCAGATCCTCCCGTTCTCTGGATTTCTGTTAATAAACTTACAATTGTTTCATATTGATCTGGTGTCATACACAGCTTTTCCAATTAAATTCGATGCGTAAGTACTGAGTAAAGACATCCCTTCTGGTTTGTCACATTGGAAAATCTGTAACCCAATATTTGTTGTATCAGACTCTCCCTTTTTTAGACTTCTAAGGCTTCCAAAAAAAGTATACGGTGAAGAATTGATGACCATCTGAAACGACACGGGTGAGCCTAATGTTCTGTTTTCGAGGTTGGTTCCTGTCGGTAAGGTCAAACCGATTCCGCGGCCGTCTTGGCTAATATCTCTAACGGGTGTTGTGCGAATAATGGTTTCCCAATCTTTTGCATATGCGAATTCCAATTGAAAAACAAATTCTTCTGCTTTTTGGTCTAAAAAACTAAGCAAAGGACCGATGCCCTCTGGGCCTTCCAGATTTGATTGGAGTGCGGCATTTCCCAAGTCTGGTAGGTTGCTGATGATTTCAAAATATCCCAATAGTACTTTTCCATTAGAAAAAAACGGAAAAATCAAAGTGGATTTGATATTGTTTAATAAAAGAGAATCCAAATAGGATCGTATATAAATTTCACTGAGTTTTTTAGGGCTAAAAAAACCTCTTTCCGTATAAAAGATTCTTCTATTCGCATCACGTACGTAATATGGTGCTTTTGAATTGGCAAGAGCTTCCATCAGTTGGGTGTCCGCTGCATAATAAAAACCAATTTGAATTTTTTTAATAAAGTAACCATTGTTTGTTAGGATTTGTTCCAAATGAATTTGCCATTGATTCAATGTTTGGTTAATGATCGAAGTTTTTCCATATATAGAAATCACTGTTCCCAAATCAGCAGTTTGTGCCATTTTCAATTCATAGGCTGAAATGTCTTCGATGGCCGCTCGTTTGGCAGATCGTTCTAGAGGTTCAATGAGGATTTCATAGACTTGGACCAAATCATCTTGGTAGGGATTGACTGGTTTGACCCGGAGTTCGACTCGATTTTCTTTGAGAACACATACTAACGACTTTGGTTTCACAAGGATTGGTTCCGTGGTAGATATAGTTATATGAACCGATTTTAGAATATCATTGACAGCCATTGGATTTTGAAGAGTGAACTTTTGTTTGGTATCCTTGTCTTGGAGAACCGTTGTCGTTAGTTTGGAAACGATTCCCAAAACTGTCCTTTGGTCAGTCAGTCTGTATTTTTTCATGGTCTAAACTGTATGATACGTAAAATCCTAATTTTTGCCATAGTTTTTCCATCTTTTTTACCTTTATGGGCGGAAAAACCAAAATACCAATACTACGGGAAAGCATACGATCTGGGTACTGGGAAGTATATTTACTCAGACAATCATAAAGAATATTATAATAATGGAAAGCACTTCTATTCAGACATCCAATATAAAGATGCTGAAGGAAAAGTTTTTGGCACCAAACACATTGAATTTGATAAAAATTCAGAAGTTCCTACGTTTAAAACAGAAGACTTTCGCGATGGTTATATTGAAGGAGCAGATGTAAAAGGAAAGTCTGTTCGTTTATTTTCCAAACGAAAAAAGGAAGATCCGCTTTCCGAAAGAACCTATACACCCAAGTCCCCTGCCGTGATGGATGGCGGTTTTGATTATTTTGTCAGAAACAATTGGGAACCCCTATCAAAAGGGGAAAGGATGTCCTTTCATTTCCTTGCACCCATCCAGTTGGATGATTATAAATTTGCCGTTGAAAAAATTCGAGATGGGGAGTGGAAAGGTAGACCTGCTCTCTACCTTCGTTTGGAAATTGATAATTTTATTTTGAAACAGGTTGTGAAACCATTTCTTTTGGTTTATGATGTTCAAACTAGAAGGATTTTACAATTTGAAGGACTTTCCAATATCAATGATGAAAACGGGAAAAGTTTGAAAGTAAAAATCGTTTATGATTATCCCAAGGAAGTACTTACGCCTTGACACAAAGGAGTTTTGACCAATTCTTTAAAAACCCCAGGACATGGAAAGAAGACCTTGTCGCCGTAGGTGGAGATTTTTCGGTAGAACGTTTGTTATACGCCTATCAACATGGAATATTTCCATGGTCTGAAGATCCAGTTCGTTGGTATTGTTTAGACCCTCGTGCCATTTTTGATTTAAAACGAGTTCATTTTTCTAAAACCGTTCAGAGAAAGGTAAAACAAAAAAAGTTTCGTATCAGTTTTAACGAAGCCTTTTCGATTGTAATGCAAGGATGTTCTTACAGAGAAAAAGATAATACCTGGATCACTCCAGGATTTATTGAAGGTTATGCGGAATTACATAGGTTAGGTTGGGCTCATTCGGTAGAAGTTTGGAATGCAGAAAATGTATTGGTCGGTGGGGTTTATGGAGTTGCGATCGGAAAGTTTTTTGCCGGTGAAAGTATGTTTTCTTTTGAGTCCGATGCAGGAAAGGTGGGACTCTTTCATTTGTTCGAAAAATTAAACCAGTCCCAATTTGAACTTTTTGACACCCAACAACTCAATCACGTGACTTGGCAATTGGGTGCCTATGAAATCCCCAAACTATCATATTTAGATCGTTTGGAGCGTGCATTAGGTGACGCTCATCCTTGGATCATTCCAACTTCACCCGGTTAAATTCATCCAATTCAACTTTCCAAAGTTTTTGAATTTCTCCAGTTACACTTTCCCATTCTTTTTCACCTAACTTGGGCGCACGATAGGGATCAAAATTTGGATGGTTTTCCCAAAAAAGATCCAAATCGGCCTTGGAAATGGTTGTTCTAAAAATTTCCGCTTCTTGGATTTCGGCATCAGGATTGTTTTCTCCCTGAATAAAAAATGGTTTGGAAAGACTTAAAGAGAGTCTATGGAACTGATGGAGGGCCAGGGCATAACCAATGCGAAGGAGAACCAAACTATGGTATTCTGTATTTGTCTTTCGGTAATCAGATGTATCATTGAAAGTGAGTGCTGAATTACTTCCATAGACGATTTGTACTTCATGTTTCTGGTCTTTGCCTGTTTCTGTCTCGAATCGTTTGAATTCTTGTCCTAAAATTTTTGGTAAAACTAAATTTGAAAAAACAGAAAGGCTCTCATGGTTCCCATCCCGAAGAGAAGTGATCTCCTGTTTGGAAATATCTTTCGGTTGGCAACCAATAAACAAAACAACAGTTACAAGCAAGTTGAGAACAAGTTTCATCTTAGCCTTTATTTGACTTAATTTTGGCAAATTCCGCATCGATGCGACCCGTTAGCATTTTGAAATACATGATCCAATCAGAGATAAAAGAATAAAATGGATAGGTAAAAGTTGCTGGTCGGTTCTTTTCCACAAAAAAATGCCCTATCCATGCAAAGAAATACCCACTAACAAGAGCAAAGGCTAAGATATAGAATTTACCAGTAGATAAAAATCCAAGGATACATCCTAATGCTAGACTTGATCCAACAAAATGAAGTGCTCGATTGAAGGGATGGCTATGTTCCTCTAAATAAAAAGGGAAAAAATCTTTGAGTGTTTTGTATTTCTTTTCCATACATGACTCCTTGCACTTGATCATAATCAAGAATTGATCTTTGCCAAGACAAAAATGATTCTAATCTTAGAGTTTATCCCTAGTTTTTTCGGTTATATTCGATAATTCGGATATGATTTTAAAATTGTGTTGCACGTTAGTGGGTACTGCCTAATGTGCATTAACAATTAGAATCTAACAGAGAGTTAATTTTACAAAGAAAGCAGGAGAATGTATGAAACCAAAATCGATTAAACCGGATGAGCTGAGTAAGATTTTTGCCGAACTGAAAAAAGGTGATGAATCTGCCATCGGTAGTTATTTGGTAAAAGGGGTTCGCCTTCAAATTAGTAAATACAATCTTTCCGGTGCCGAACGAGTTCAGTTGTTATACAAACGAAGAAGAGCCCAAGGAATGTGTATTGTATGCGGAAAAAAAGTCACAAAGAAAAATCCATCTACAGACCAGCTCTATAGATTGTGTGAAGAACACCGTAATAAGATTGATAAAGGTTCTAAATAACCAATTCATTTGAGAGAGTTTCCCGCTTTTCTTTGCGGGAGCTCACTCCAAACTTTTTCTCTCTCTTCCTCGGTCATCACTGACCAACTCCCAATTTCCTCAATGGTTCGAAAACAGCCTGCACAGAGCCCTGAATCTGGGTCAATCATACAGACTTTGGTACAAGGTGATTTTAGTGACATAGGCCTTAAAATAGTAAATTTTTATAAATTTTCCTAAGCTAGTTTGGGAATCCGTCGATCCTTCCCATAAGGGAAAAGGAATTCGCATGTTGGATTGGGTAGAATCACTTAGAAGTTTATTTACTAATGAAATAGACTGTTACAAGCGCCTTCTGGAATTGGAAGGCAAAAAAAGAGCGGCCATCCATTCTGCGGACGGAAAGTCTTTGGAATCCCATGTCAAAGAAAGTTATCATATTATGGTAGAAGCCTCTGAATTGGAGCGAATTCGAATGAAGGCCATCGAAGACGTCTACGAAAAAGAAAAATTCACAAAAGATGAATCTTCTATCACACTCACCAATTTTCTAAATCAAATGGATCGCGACTCCAATTTTAAGTTAAAAACCTTTGCATTAGAATTAAAGAAGGTCGTGGCGGATTTAAAAGATGCCATCATCACAAACGACAAACTCTTAAAAACAAGAAAAGAGTTTTTGCAAACAACTGTTGACTCTTTGCAAGAGTTATCCAGAGAAAAAGTTTATACCTCACACAAACAACCGACAAGGCGTGGGCAGGGCCAAAAAGGCGCGATCATTTTGAACGCGACTGCCTAGGAGTATCGTATGGGATCAACATTCCAAGGAATTGAAATAGGAAAACGAGGACTTTCGGTCCACCAACAAGCGATCCAAACCACAGGTCATAACATATCCAATGCGGATAACAAACATTATGCTCGTCAAAGAGTGGTCATGAATAGTATGGATCCTCTTTATGAGCCAGCATTCAACCGTGCAGAAGTGCCGGGACAAATTGGACAAGGGGTGAAAATTTCCGAAATCGAAAGAGTTCGTGATAATTTCATCGATGATCGTATCATCGATTCTTCTTCTCTCAAAGAATATTGGGGGAAAAAAAACGACTACCTATACCAAGTAGAAACTGTTTTTAACGAACCAACAGGAACCACACTTCGTTCCATGATGGATCAGTTTTGGTCTTCTTGGGAAGATCTTTCTAACTACCCAGAAGAAACCGCACATAGAGCAGTAGTCCAAGAAAAAGCAGAAGCTCTTGGTTCTCGAATGGAAGATGTATACAGAAAACTTTCTTTACTCAGAGACCAATCCAATCGCGAAATCGAATCAAAAGTAAACCATTTAAATACTGTTGCAGAGAATATCAAATCTCTGAATGAAAAAATCACAAAATCACAAGCATTAGGTGATAATCCGAATGACCTTTTAGATAGAAGGGACGAACTTTTACAAGAACTTGCGGGGATGGCGGACATTACCATCGGTCGCAGT
This genomic stretch from Leptospira meyeri harbors:
- a CDS encoding DUF962 domain-containing protein, with the protein product MEKKYKTLKDFFPFYLEEHSHPFNRALHFVGSSLALGCILGFLSTGKFYILAFALVSGYFFAWIGHFFVEKNRPATFTYPFYSFISDWIMYFKMLTGRIDAEFAKIKSNKG
- the aat gene encoding leucyl/phenylalanyl-tRNA--protein transferase — its product is MTQRSFDQFFKNPRTWKEDLVAVGGDFSVERLLYAYQHGIFPWSEDPVRWYCLDPRAIFDLKRVHFSKTVQRKVKQKKFRISFNEAFSIVMQGCSYREKDNTWITPGFIEGYAELHRLGWAHSVEVWNAENVLVGGVYGVAIGKFFAGESMFSFESDAGKVGLFHLFEKLNQSQFELFDTQQLNHVTWQLGAYEIPKLSYLDRLERALGDAHPWIIPTSPG
- a CDS encoding DUF1289 domain-containing protein, whose product is MSLKSPCTKVCMIDPDSGLCAGCFRTIEEIGSWSVMTEEEREKVWSELPQRKAGNSLK
- a CDS encoding LIC10235 family protein, with translation MKPKSIKPDELSKIFAELKKGDESAIGSYLVKGVRLQISKYNLSGAERVQLLYKRRRAQGMCIVCGKKVTKKNPSTDQLYRLCEEHRNKIDKGSK
- the flgN gene encoding flagellar export chaperone FlgN, producing MLDWVESLRSLFTNEIDCYKRLLELEGKKRAAIHSADGKSLESHVKESYHIMVEASELERIRMKAIEDVYEKEKFTKDESSITLTNFLNQMDRDSNFKLKTFALELKKVVADLKDAIITNDKLLKTRKEFLQTTVDSLQELSREKVYTSHKQPTRRGQGQKGAIILNATA